The following coding sequences are from one Chloroflexaceae bacterium window:
- a CDS encoding AAA family ATPase codes for MHTQALAERIRAEARKVLVGQDEPFTLLLVALLAGGHVLLEGAPGTAKTLMAKTLALLVRAEFKRVQFTPDLMPSDVLGTQVFDMATGQFRLRRGPIFTQLLLGDEINRAPAKTQSALLEAMEERQVTIEGERLPLPDPFFVVATQNPIEYEGTYPLPEAQLDRFLFKLLLDYPPSEVEMEVLRRYHHGFDAHRLEEAGLRPVIAPADLQACRAEIREVTVEEGVLGYIGRIAQESRRSPDLLMGGSTRASIALLLSAKAYAAIHGRNFVTPDDVKALVRPVFRHRIILRPEAEIEGLTPDTALGRVLARVEAPR; via the coding sequence ATGCACACCCAGGCCCTCGCGGAACGGATCCGCGCCGAAGCGCGCAAGGTGCTGGTTGGTCAGGACGAGCCGTTCACCCTCTTGCTGGTTGCTCTGCTGGCCGGCGGCCATGTCTTGCTTGAAGGCGCTCCCGGCACCGCCAAGACGCTCATGGCCAAAACGCTGGCCCTGCTCGTGCGGGCCGAGTTCAAGCGCGTGCAGTTCACCCCCGATCTGATGCCTTCGGACGTGCTGGGCACCCAGGTGTTCGATATGGCGACGGGCCAGTTCCGGCTCCGGCGCGGGCCGATCTTTACCCAACTGCTCCTGGGCGATGAGATCAACCGCGCTCCGGCCAAGACCCAGAGCGCTCTGCTGGAGGCCATGGAGGAGCGCCAGGTGACCATCGAAGGCGAACGGCTGCCCCTGCCCGATCCGTTCTTTGTGGTCGCCACTCAGAACCCCATCGAGTATGAGGGCACCTATCCCCTCCCTGAAGCGCAGCTCGACCGCTTTCTCTTCAAACTGCTCCTGGACTATCCGCCTTCCGAGGTGGAAATGGAGGTCCTGCGGCGCTACCACCACGGCTTCGATGCCCACCGGCTGGAGGAAGCGGGCCTGCGTCCGGTGATCGCGCCCGCCGATCTGCAAGCCTGCCGCGCCGAGATCCGCGAGGTGACCGTCGAGGAGGGTGTGCTCGGCTACATCGGGCGCATCGCCCAGGAGAGCCGGCGCAGCCCTGACCTGCTGATGGGCGGCTCAACCCGCGCCAGCATCGCTCTGCTGCTGAGCGCCAAGGCCTACGCCGCCATCCACGGGCGCAACTTCGTGACGCCCGATGATGTGAAGGCGCTGGTGCGTCCGGTCTTCCGCCACCGGATCATTCTGCGGCCCGAAGCCGAAATCGAAGGACTGACACCCGATACGGCCCTCGGGCGCGTGCTTGCCCGTGTCGAGGCGCCACGCTAA
- a CDS encoding damage-control phosphatase ARMT1 family protein codes for MRQPALPLPPPLRGADPDSFARDTVLRRLPAIAGRVLAENDLDPEAARAVAALAAEIPATPLRPLADDAAPDLALWQGYLAPYTGQDWLAVPWFLAETYFYRRILEAVGYFRPRSGAFGRDPYAHQKRLGLEQTSLSGLSDEPLPLDAALRGALWGNQADLSLWPADAGDGPGGAMLLADDGPAALARLEALIASSATVDVVLDNAGAELVHDLLLADALLVRGLQVRLHAKTHPTFVSDATAGDVRDTITWLADRPGPVAVAAERLIAALATGRLTLYDDWFWTSPLAGWEMPEALYHTLAMSGLLISKGDANYRRWLGDRHWPADTPLEAVLGYAPAPLLLLRTCKSEVAIGLDQARVAAAAARDPQWMTNGRWGLVQFVGITP; via the coding sequence ATGCGCCAGCCCGCGTTGCCTCTGCCGCCGCCACTGCGCGGCGCCGACCCGGACTCGTTCGCCCGCGATACGGTGCTGCGCCGTCTGCCGGCCATCGCCGGGCGCGTGCTCGCCGAGAACGACCTCGATCCCGAGGCGGCGCGCGCCGTCGCCGCCCTGGCCGCTGAGATACCCGCTACGCCGCTGCGCCCTCTCGCCGACGATGCGGCGCCTGATCTGGCTCTCTGGCAGGGCTACCTGGCGCCTTACACCGGCCAGGACTGGCTCGCCGTGCCCTGGTTCCTCGCCGAGACGTACTTCTACCGGCGCATCCTGGAGGCGGTCGGCTACTTCCGACCCCGCTCCGGCGCCTTTGGCCGCGACCCCTACGCGCACCAGAAGCGCCTGGGACTCGAACAGACCTCCCTGAGCGGCCTGAGCGATGAACCGTTGCCGCTCGACGCGGCGCTGCGCGGGGCGCTGTGGGGCAACCAGGCTGACCTGAGCCTCTGGCCCGCGGATGCCGGTGACGGACCGGGAGGGGCCATGCTGCTGGCCGATGACGGCCCCGCGGCTCTGGCCCGTCTCGAGGCGCTGATCGCCAGCTCGGCCACGGTTGATGTGGTGCTCGACAACGCTGGCGCCGAACTGGTTCACGACCTGCTCCTGGCCGACGCGCTGCTCGTCCGGGGCCTGCAAGTGCGGCTGCACGCCAAAACCCACCCGACCTTCGTTTCCGACGCGACCGCTGGCGACGTGCGCGACACGATCACCTGGCTGGCGGACCGGCCCGGCCCCGTCGCCGTCGCCGCTGAGCGCCTGATTGCCGCGCTGGCCACCGGTCGCCTGACGCTGTACGACGACTGGTTCTGGACCTCGCCCCTGGCGGGCTGGGAGATGCCCGAGGCTCTCTATCATACCCTGGCGATGTCGGGCTTGCTGATCAGCAAGGGCGATGCCAACTACCGTCGCTGGCTCGGCGATCGCCACTGGCCCGCCGATACGCCCCTGGAGGCTGTCCTCGGCTATGCCCCGGCGCCGCTGCTGCTCCTGCGAACCTGTAAGTCCGAAGTTGCCATCGGCCTCGATCAGGCGCGTGTCGCAGCGGCGGCGGCGCGTGATCCGCAGTGGATGACCAACGGGCGCTGGGGATTGGTGCAGTTTGTCGGGATCACACCCTGA
- a CDS encoding ABC transporter substrate-binding protein, translating into MEQRKLSRRQMLRMLIAGGGATALAACGAQAPAAPTTAPAAPAPTTAPAPTTAPAPTTAAPTVVSQTGSTVNITYWGSFSGVLGEAEQAMVKRFNESQNEVRVEYQFQGSYEETAQKFTAALQARTIPDVILLSDVWWFGFYLAGAITQLDDLAKQVNLDFADYEPVLLNEGVRQNKHYWIPFARSTPLFYYNKQLWAEAGLPDRAPETWAEFGEWAPKLVVKEGDKLTRAAFLHPTGASYIAWLFQGVTWQHGGQYSLPDFTMTMTDPNTLRAGQFYQDTANKLGWATLVQDLNKDFISGVGAAMLASTGALSGITRNAPFEVGVGFLPKETYFGCCTGGAGLAIPTETPAEKQLAAMKYIAFATNPEQAGIWARDTGYMPVRISTKQSPEMQAFFAKNPNFKTAVDQLPLTRAQDAARVFVRNGDQIIGKGLERIIVNAEDTARVFGEVNEELTEAAKPVVEDLKAVEG; encoded by the coding sequence ATGGAGCAGCGCAAGCTGTCTCGTCGCCAGATGCTGCGGATGCTGATTGCCGGCGGCGGCGCCACGGCTCTGGCGGCCTGCGGCGCCCAGGCGCCTGCCGCGCCGACGACGGCCCCCGCGGCCCCCGCCCCGACCACCGCCCCCGCGCCGACGACCGCGCCAGCCCCAACCACCGCGGCTCCGACTGTCGTCAGCCAGACCGGCTCGACCGTTAATATCACCTACTGGGGGTCATTCAGCGGCGTGCTTGGCGAGGCCGAGCAGGCCATGGTCAAGCGTTTCAACGAGTCGCAGAACGAAGTGCGCGTCGAGTACCAGTTCCAGGGCAGCTACGAGGAGACCGCGCAGAAGTTTACGGCGGCCCTGCAGGCCCGCACCATCCCTGACGTTATCCTGCTCTCTGATGTCTGGTGGTTCGGCTTCTACCTGGCGGGGGCTATCACCCAGCTCGACGATCTGGCAAAGCAGGTTAACCTGGATTTCGCCGACTACGAGCCGGTGCTGCTCAACGAAGGCGTGCGCCAGAACAAGCACTACTGGATCCCCTTCGCCCGCTCGACGCCGCTGTTCTACTATAATAAGCAACTCTGGGCCGAAGCCGGGCTGCCCGACCGCGCCCCCGAGACCTGGGCCGAGTTCGGCGAGTGGGCGCCGAAGCTGGTCGTCAAAGAGGGCGACAAACTGACTCGCGCCGCTTTCCTGCACCCTACCGGGGCCAGCTACATCGCCTGGCTGTTCCAGGGCGTCACCTGGCAGCACGGCGGCCAGTACTCCCTTCCTGACTTCACTATGACCATGACCGATCCGAACACCCTCCGGGCAGGGCAGTTCTACCAGGACACCGCCAACAAGCTCGGCTGGGCCACGCTGGTGCAGGATCTGAACAAGGACTTCATCAGCGGCGTCGGAGCCGCGATGCTGGCCTCTACCGGGGCGCTCAGCGGCATCACGCGCAACGCGCCCTTCGAGGTTGGCGTGGGCTTCCTGCCTAAAGAGACCTACTTCGGCTGCTGCACCGGCGGCGCGGGTCTGGCCATCCCCACCGAGACGCCCGCTGAAAAGCAGCTCGCTGCGATGAAGTACATCGCCTTCGCCACCAATCCCGAGCAGGCGGGCATCTGGGCGCGCGACACGGGCTACATGCCGGTGCGCATCAGCACCAAGCAATCGCCCGAGATGCAGGCCTTCTTCGCCAAGAACCCCAACTTCAAGACCGCCGTGGATCAACTGCCGCTAACCCGCGCCCAGGACGCTGCGCGCGTCTTCGTGCGTAACGGCGACCAGATCATCGGCAAGGGCCTGGAGCGGATCATCGTCAACGCCGAGGATACGGCCAGGGTGTTTGGCGAAGTGAACGAGGAGTTGACTGAGGCCGCCAAACCGGTGGTTGAGGATCTGAAGGCGGTCGAAGGCTAA
- a CDS encoding carbohydrate ABC transporter permease: MDDRMALSDELVLTQPVESAAARRRGRRWRAVGYLAMLLAVLVIGLPVYWTVIAAFKTTEEIYGPPTWFPQTPTFANFPAAWNAAPFGRFYLNSFITTLGGMGLEVFFAVTSAYALAFLRFPRKDLVFLLLLAALMVPVEITIVPNYLTIARLGWINTYAGIIIPGAAIAYGTFLLRQAFLALPYEVIEAARVDGAGHLRILVSIVIPMAQPAIVTMALLSLVAKWNDFLWPLIVTNTANMRTLPVGIYWLSESEGAINWGVVMAGSLFLIIPVIIVFLFVQRYIVEGIAAGAVKG, encoded by the coding sequence ATGGATGACCGTATGGCCCTGAGCGACGAACTGGTTCTCACCCAGCCGGTGGAGAGCGCGGCGGCGCGGCGGCGCGGGCGCCGCTGGCGCGCCGTCGGTTACCTGGCCATGCTCCTGGCAGTGCTGGTGATCGGCCTGCCAGTGTACTGGACGGTGATCGCGGCCTTCAAAACCACCGAGGAGATCTACGGCCCGCCGACCTGGTTTCCGCAGACACCGACCTTTGCGAACTTCCCCGCGGCGTGGAACGCGGCCCCCTTCGGACGCTTTTACCTGAACAGCTTCATCACCACCCTGGGAGGGATGGGCCTGGAGGTGTTCTTTGCCGTCACCTCGGCTTACGCCCTGGCCTTTCTGCGTTTTCCGCGCAAGGATCTTGTCTTTCTGCTGCTCCTGGCGGCGTTGATGGTGCCGGTGGAGATTACCATCGTGCCTAACTACCTGACCATCGCCCGGCTAGGCTGGATCAACACCTATGCCGGCATCATCATTCCCGGCGCGGCCATTGCCTACGGCACCTTCCTGCTGCGCCAGGCCTTCCTGGCCCTGCCCTACGAGGTGATCGAGGCCGCGCGGGTGGACGGCGCGGGGCACCTCCGCATACTGGTAAGCATCGTCATTCCCATGGCCCAGCCGGCCATCGTGACCATGGCCCTGCTCTCGCTAGTGGCGAAGTGGAACGATTTTCTCTGGCCGCTGATCGTCACCAACACCGCCAATATGCGCACCCTGCCGGTTGGCATCTACTGGCTGAGCGAGAGCGAGGGCGCCATCAACTGGGGCGTGGTGATGGCCGGATCGCTGTTTTTGATCATCCCGGTGATAATCGTCTTCCTGTTCGTCCAGCGTTACATCGTGGAAGGCATTGCCGCTGGCGCAGTGAAGGGATAA
- a CDS encoding sugar ABC transporter permease, whose amino-acid sequence MVSLEQRGNSTPARRWREWILFVLLIGPNLFLFAVFTYWPLIYNAYLSFVRWNFLRPVKPFVWFDNYISVFTSRLFWEIVLNTLVFAFWSVGLTLTLGLVLALLINQPLRFRNGARAVLFSPVVMSGAVVAVVWSYIFDPRYGLIDQLLGLMGLNSPDWLGTTRWAMPAVIIVYVWKNLGYAVVIYLAGLQGIPRELYDAALVDGAGPWARFRHVTLPGLSPVAFFLSVTSVLATFQAFDIIKVLTEGGPVNATTTLVFYLYELGFVTYDAGKAGVVAVTLFLIMLVLTLIQVRYLERRVSYG is encoded by the coding sequence ATGGTCAGCCTCGAACAACGTGGCAACTCAACCCCGGCGCGCCGGTGGCGCGAATGGATATTGTTTGTCTTATTGATCGGCCCGAACCTGTTCCTGTTTGCCGTTTTCACCTACTGGCCGCTGATCTACAACGCCTATCTGAGCTTCGTGCGCTGGAACTTCCTGCGCCCGGTGAAGCCCTTTGTCTGGTTCGACAATTATATAAGCGTATTCACCAGCAGGTTGTTCTGGGAGATCGTGCTGAACACGCTGGTGTTCGCCTTCTGGTCGGTGGGTCTGACGCTGACGCTTGGGCTGGTTCTGGCGCTGCTGATCAACCAGCCCCTGCGCTTTCGCAATGGCGCCCGGGCGGTTCTCTTCTCGCCGGTAGTCATGTCGGGCGCGGTGGTGGCGGTGGTGTGGAGCTACATCTTCGACCCGCGCTACGGCTTGATTGACCAGCTCCTGGGTCTGATGGGCCTGAACTCGCCCGACTGGCTAGGAACAACCCGGTGGGCTATGCCGGCAGTGATCATCGTCTACGTCTGGAAAAATCTGGGCTACGCGGTAGTGATCTACCTGGCGGGCCTGCAGGGCATCCCGCGCGAACTCTACGACGCGGCCCTGGTGGACGGGGCGGGGCCGTGGGCGCGCTTCCGTCACGTGACCCTGCCCGGATTGTCGCCGGTGGCTTTCTTTCTCTCGGTCACCAGTGTGCTGGCGACCTTTCAGGCCTTCGACATCATCAAAGTGCTGACCGAGGGCGGGCCGGTGAACGCTACGACCACCCTGGTCTTCTACCTCTATGAGCTGGGCTTCGTGACCTACGATGCGGGCAAGGCCGGCGTCGTCGCGGTGACGCTGTTTCTGATCATGCTCGTGCTGACGCTGATCCAGGTGCGCTATCTGGAGCGCCGCGTATCCTATGGATGA